In Saccharolobus solfataricus, a genomic segment contains:
- a CDS encoding formate hydrogenlyase, whose product MKYYKWTQKGEGRKIGKIGDYCLYEKTITEEKCEENKPNITQTYGSFKFIYGPSAGGLLETIKFIITTNGEKILGIDAEVYKNREIVISGLTVDDALLRVERINAPFSASHTISFLLAVEDSLELEQDYPTQLKRIAEIELERIRNHLFVISRLTETTSLNVPTYHLLHLVEKVNRLIGKMCGHRYFFGVNAINGVNCDFGNLLRIIDITKEFKQIFDGLLESRIFIDRLQENGKIIDENSIGPAARAAGLAYDARKDFKALPYEDLGFRTVITQEADSFGRFLVRGMEIIESAKILVELHDEIKNSNNERGKNHKQGGGEGLARVESPSGDLAYYVKLNNGIIDSVSLLTPSQVNLNLFLKSVINTIFTDFQFNWESFGIWVSEIGVMLK is encoded by the coding sequence ATGAAATACTATAAATGGACTCAAAAAGGCGAGGGAAGGAAAATAGGCAAAATAGGGGATTATTGTCTCTACGAAAAAACGATAACAGAAGAGAAATGTGAGGAAAACAAACCAAATATAACACAAACGTATGGATCATTCAAGTTCATTTACGGACCCTCAGCTGGAGGACTACTCGAAACAATAAAATTCATTATTACAACTAATGGTGAAAAAATTCTAGGAATAGACGCTGAGGTATACAAGAACAGAGAAATAGTAATAAGCGGTTTAACTGTGGACGATGCCTTACTCAGAGTAGAGAGAATAAACGCTCCATTTAGTGCTTCCCACACAATATCCTTTTTACTCGCTGTAGAAGATTCGTTAGAATTAGAACAAGACTATCCAACCCAACTAAAGAGAATAGCCGAAATAGAATTGGAAAGAATAAGAAATCACTTATTCGTAATATCGAGATTAACTGAAACCACATCACTAAACGTACCTACATACCATCTCTTGCACCTCGTTGAAAAAGTCAACAGATTAATAGGCAAAATGTGTGGTCACAGGTATTTCTTTGGCGTTAATGCAATTAACGGGGTTAACTGCGATTTCGGAAATTTATTAAGAATAATAGATATTACCAAGGAATTTAAACAAATCTTCGATGGGCTACTTGAAAGTAGAATCTTCATAGATAGACTCCAAGAAAACGGAAAAATAATAGATGAAAACAGTATAGGACCAGCTGCAAGAGCTGCTGGACTCGCTTACGATGCGAGAAAGGACTTTAAAGCCTTACCTTATGAAGACTTAGGTTTTAGAACAGTTATCACACAAGAGGCAGACTCATTCGGAAGGTTCCTAGTTAGGGGAATGGAGATAATCGAGTCGGCCAAAATTTTAGTAGAGTTACACGATGAAATAAAGAACAGCAATAACGAGAGAGGGAAAAATCACAAACAAGGAGGGGGAGAGGGACTAGCCAGAGTCGAGAGTCCATCTGGTGATCTAGCCTATTACGTCAAGTTAAATAACGGGATTATCGACTCAGTATCACTTCTCACTCCTTCACAAGTCAATCTCAACCTATTTTTGAAAAGCGTGATAAACACAATATTTACCGATTTTCAATTCAATTGGGAAAGTTTTGGAATTTGGGTAAGTGAAATAGGAGTGATGTTAAAGTGA
- a CDS encoding TatD family hydrolase: MYKYFDAHCHYSYLKKKYEGYLIAAVSMDYQSAMDTFSLKSDNVLVGVGIHPWRVHEEDLTRILSLIIKADFVGEVGLDYRFAKAPKELQIKYFEEQIKAGEGKLINVHALDAWKDAFNILVKNDVKSAIFHWYTGPINLLKDIESAGYFISINPSVSFQKKHQEVLKNVDLKNVLTESDGGYEYRGKLLEPSDIPNAISFMSNFLGIEEYKLVRIISNNFFKAYGVNPVNN; the protein is encoded by the coding sequence ATGTATAAGTACTTTGACGCTCATTGCCATTATTCCTATTTAAAGAAGAAGTATGAAGGTTATCTTATAGCTGCGGTTTCAATGGATTACCAATCCGCTATGGATACTTTCTCCTTAAAGAGTGACAACGTATTAGTAGGAGTTGGTATTCATCCTTGGCGTGTTCATGAGGAGGATCTGACTAGAATTTTATCGTTGATTATTAAAGCTGATTTCGTTGGAGAAGTTGGTTTGGATTACAGATTCGCTAAGGCTCCTAAAGAATTGCAGATTAAATATTTTGAGGAGCAGATAAAAGCGGGAGAAGGTAAGTTGATAAACGTCCACGCTTTAGACGCTTGGAAAGACGCTTTCAACATTTTAGTTAAAAACGACGTGAAGAGTGCTATCTTTCACTGGTATACTGGTCCCATTAATCTGTTGAAGGATATTGAGAGTGCTGGGTATTTTATTTCTATAAATCCTTCCGTTTCTTTCCAGAAGAAGCATCAAGAAGTGTTGAAAAATGTCGACCTAAAAAACGTTCTTACAGAGAGTGATGGTGGGTATGAATATAGGGGTAAGCTATTAGAACCTAGTGATATACCTAACGCTATCTCATTTATGAGCAATTTTTTAGGTATAGAAGAGTATAAGCTAGTGAGAATAATAAGCAATAATTTTTTCAAAGCTTATGGAGTAAACCCAGTTAATAATTGA
- a CDS encoding hydrogenase 4 subunit F, whose product MNIEPILLLLIPIISNVGFFKLKLIKTLSVLSAVLTSIISIFLYFLAPIKNSFFFITKFTTFFLLVIASIYLLSTLYSMNYIKPSKIVSERLYYILLNSFASSMLFTVIMNNYGLMWVGVELTTVTSALLIIAEASETSLEATWRYIIIVSAGVTLALFSIIFIYYNYHTLTVTEILTKPENNIITKLAVALALIGFGTKAGVFPMYTWLPDAHSEAPSPISALFSGVLLPAATYVVYMVYQVNPLTNIFVIFTTLSIITASIILTYQWHIKRMFAYSTIENMNLALLGLTIGQPLGAIILLLAHAFGKAGAFYSSGIVLKVLGEKRIENIGGLHTKLKLTSVSLLLSSLAVTGTPPFATFIGEFFILQTLIQKGYIIEFILIVISLATAFISINYNVTKMIFTQRELTVSEEPKLITFISLVSSIIPLVLGILLLVILS is encoded by the coding sequence ATGAATATTGAACCCATACTCTTACTATTAATTCCTATAATAAGTAACGTAGGCTTTTTCAAACTCAAGCTAATTAAGACCCTATCCGTACTATCAGCAGTACTAACATCAATCATCAGCATCTTCCTTTACTTCTTAGCACCAATCAAAAACTCTTTCTTCTTCATCACTAAGTTCACAACGTTTTTCCTATTGGTGATTGCATCAATTTATCTCCTATCTACCCTTTACTCCATGAATTATATAAAACCAAGCAAAATAGTAAGTGAAAGATTATACTACATTCTACTAAATTCCTTCGCATCATCAATGCTTTTTACCGTTATTATGAACAATTACGGTCTAATGTGGGTTGGGGTAGAACTCACAACTGTGACCTCAGCTCTTCTAATAATAGCGGAAGCATCTGAAACCTCACTGGAAGCCACGTGGAGGTATATAATCATAGTATCCGCTGGAGTAACCTTAGCCCTATTCTCAATAATTTTCATCTACTATAATTACCATACATTAACTGTAACGGAAATACTTACAAAACCTGAAAACAACATAATAACTAAACTTGCGGTAGCTCTAGCTTTAATAGGATTTGGAACAAAAGCAGGAGTTTTCCCCATGTACACGTGGTTACCAGATGCTCATAGCGAAGCGCCATCTCCAATAAGCGCATTATTTTCTGGAGTACTACTTCCAGCCGCAACTTACGTGGTGTACATGGTATATCAAGTAAATCCATTAACCAATATCTTTGTAATATTCACAACTTTATCGATAATAACCGCATCGATTATCCTAACCTATCAATGGCATATAAAGAGAATGTTTGCATACTCAACCATAGAAAACATGAACCTAGCCTTGCTTGGACTTACAATAGGCCAACCCCTCGGAGCAATAATCCTCCTTCTTGCACACGCATTTGGCAAAGCGGGTGCCTTTTACTCTAGCGGAATTGTATTGAAAGTCCTTGGAGAAAAGAGAATTGAAAACATAGGCGGTTTACATACAAAACTAAAACTCACCTCAGTATCGCTATTATTGTCCTCTCTAGCTGTAACTGGTACGCCACCCTTTGCAACTTTCATAGGAGAATTCTTCATATTACAAACATTAATTCAAAAAGGTTATATTATAGAGTTTATATTAATAGTAATTTCTCTGGCAACAGCTTTCATCTCAATAAACTATAACGTTACCAAAATGATATTCACTCAAAGAGAGCTGACAGTCTCAGAAGAACCCAAGCTAATCACGTTCATTTCTCTTGTATCATCTATAATTCCACTCGTTCTCGGTATACTTTTACTGGTGATCCTTTCATGA
- a CDS encoding sulfurtransferase, which yields MLVSVEWLNNNLKDVKVVEIGYNPQINYYEGHIPGAVLINWRDFLDDNSRDFASPGKLSKVLGNAGINNDDLIVLYSEMNNRYAFYVYWILKAYGHSNLAILNGGIYKWLKEGYPIESDGIVVNKKSEYKARKPDWSSRILVWELLSKLKEFVLIDSRSKEEYDGLTTAPPEHKCEQTQMSGHIPGAKNIPWTILLNEDETMKSRDELERIFSWLSKEDKIVVYCRTGARASVAWYALKEVLGFKLVRLYDGSWVEYGNMVGVPVEKSVSDRF from the coding sequence ATGCTTGTAAGTGTTGAATGGCTTAACAACAACTTAAAGGACGTTAAGGTTGTAGAGATTGGTTATAATCCGCAGATAAATTATTATGAGGGGCATATTCCGGGGGCAGTATTAATAAATTGGAGAGATTTTCTTGACGATAATTCTAGAGATTTCGCTAGTCCGGGGAAGTTGAGTAAGGTTTTAGGAAACGCGGGGATAAACAACGATGATCTCATTGTGTTATATAGCGAAATGAATAATAGGTACGCATTTTACGTTTATTGGATTTTAAAGGCTTATGGACATTCAAATTTGGCTATATTAAATGGGGGAATTTATAAGTGGTTAAAAGAGGGTTATCCTATAGAAAGCGATGGTATAGTAGTTAATAAGAAGAGTGAATACAAGGCTAGGAAGCCTGATTGGTCCTCAAGGATTTTAGTATGGGAGTTATTGTCTAAACTTAAAGAGTTTGTTTTAATCGACTCTAGGAGTAAGGAGGAGTATGATGGTCTGACTACTGCACCTCCAGAGCACAAGTGTGAACAAACCCAAATGAGTGGTCACATTCCGGGTGCTAAGAACATTCCATGGACAATTTTGCTTAATGAAGATGAGACTATGAAATCTAGGGATGAGTTGGAGAGAATATTTTCTTGGTTAAGTAAAGAGGATAAGATAGTGGTGTACTGTAGGACTGGTGCTAGGGCTTCTGTTGCTTGGTATGCTTTAAAAGAGGTTTTGGGATTTAAGTTGGTCAGACTTTATGATGGTTCATGGGTTGAATATGGCAATATGGTTGGTGTCCCAGTAGAGAAATCAGTTAGTGATCGTTTCTGA
- a CDS encoding respiratory chain complex I subunit 1 family protein: protein MAPNEAQIVVLTITQVIVVILLSPLYQGIYDRGKAIIEGRKGPSVLQPYYDIIKLLRKETVISNNSLSLFVYAPYIVFGIYLLISFVIPVVYPVPILLTPTVDFLGGALLFSLAAFIKIIASLESGSNFVALGVSRILSFTFLSEATLITVFFGVALITGTNNPYVTLDYVSQSLSHYFQLDHIFVSISFFMLWLFETGKLPVESPGLSEMGMIDDGVLYEYSGKLLAILKWGSYIKQYLLGSVLLNVFIFPWFLQVGIIGSLIDIAVMFGKWLLLILISVIINTTLAKLRLFKVQDYLAVAFLLSLLSLTLTVLLG from the coding sequence ATGGCGCCAAATGAAGCTCAGATAGTAGTTTTAACCATAACTCAAGTTATTGTAGTTATTCTACTATCCCCATTATATCAAGGAATTTACGATAGGGGAAAAGCCATAATAGAAGGGCGTAAAGGCCCCAGTGTTCTGCAACCTTACTATGATATAATTAAACTACTAAGAAAAGAAACCGTTATTTCAAATAACTCATTATCTCTATTTGTTTATGCTCCTTACATAGTTTTTGGGATTTATCTCCTTATTTCCTTCGTCATCCCAGTAGTTTATCCAGTGCCCATCTTACTCACCCCTACGGTGGATTTCTTAGGGGGAGCATTACTCTTCTCCTTAGCTGCGTTCATAAAAATAATTGCCTCCCTAGAAAGTGGAAGTAATTTCGTAGCATTAGGAGTAAGTAGAATTCTCTCTTTCACTTTCTTATCTGAAGCTACACTGATAACGGTTTTCTTCGGCGTTGCACTAATAACTGGTACAAACAACCCTTACGTAACATTAGATTACGTTTCCCAAAGCCTCTCTCATTACTTTCAACTAGACCACATCTTCGTATCGATCTCATTCTTCATGTTATGGTTATTCGAAACCGGTAAATTACCCGTAGAGAGTCCTGGACTAAGCGAAATGGGTATGATAGACGATGGAGTTCTCTACGAATATAGCGGAAAATTACTTGCAATACTAAAGTGGGGTTCTTACATCAAACAATATCTATTAGGCTCAGTACTCCTAAACGTATTTATATTCCCTTGGTTTTTGCAAGTTGGAATTATAGGCTCTTTAATAGACATTGCGGTGATGTTCGGCAAATGGTTACTCCTAATCCTTATTAGCGTTATAATAAACACCACCCTAGCTAAATTAAGGCTATTTAAAGTTCAGGATTATCTCGCAGTGGCGTTCCTCCTTTCCCTACTTTCATTAACGCTTACTGTCTTGTTGGGGTGA
- a CDS encoding HoxN/HupN/NixA family nickel/cobalt transporter, with amino-acid sequence MMDRQSIYAMRSILNTLTQTISYKNLVTLSLFYVLNVLLTALLFLFLYTLPQKPLTLNTDSGELIGTFITLGVLSYTFGLRHAVDADHLAAIDNVTRKMLQEGKNPVFVGTFFSFGHSTVVILLSLAVMMASRLVTNSLPSLENTGNLIETLISGGFLYLLGLLNTIVFYELYSFYKEGKYDKQKLEEILQKRGFMNKYFNKLFKIITNQWQMYIVGFLFGLGFDTATEVAILSISAILSSTYIHIPIYIILLYPILFSLGMSLVDTTDGLFMRFAYGWAFLSPLRKIWYNLTITLISILIAFGIGTIELLGLLQAEFNLTGLFWDQIAALNNVYWETIGYYVILTFAITWIGSGMIYRIKKIE; translated from the coding sequence ATGATGGATAGACAATCCATATATGCGATGAGATCCATTCTCAATACGTTAACACAAACAATTAGTTACAAAAATTTAGTCACCTTATCACTTTTCTACGTACTCAACGTATTACTAACAGCATTACTTTTTCTCTTCCTATACACATTACCGCAAAAACCACTAACATTAAACACAGATAGCGGTGAGCTAATAGGAACCTTCATAACACTAGGAGTTTTATCATACACCTTTGGCTTAAGACACGCAGTAGACGCTGATCACTTGGCAGCAATAGATAACGTAACTAGGAAAATGTTACAAGAAGGAAAGAATCCAGTCTTCGTTGGCACTTTCTTCTCATTTGGTCATTCAACAGTAGTAATTTTACTATCCCTTGCAGTAATGATGGCTTCAAGGCTGGTAACTAACTCATTACCGTCCCTCGAGAACACCGGAAATTTGATCGAGACACTAATAAGTGGAGGATTTCTTTATCTTTTAGGCCTACTAAACACAATAGTATTCTACGAATTATACTCGTTTTATAAAGAAGGAAAATATGACAAACAAAAACTAGAGGAAATATTACAGAAAAGAGGTTTCATGAATAAATACTTTAACAAGTTGTTCAAAATAATAACAAACCAATGGCAAATGTACATTGTAGGATTCCTCTTTGGACTAGGATTTGACACCGCGACAGAAGTGGCAATACTATCAATATCGGCAATACTATCATCAACGTACATACACATACCAATCTACATAATCTTACTATACCCAATCCTATTTTCACTAGGAATGTCACTAGTTGACACTACTGATGGTCTATTCATGAGGTTCGCCTATGGCTGGGCATTCCTATCACCACTCAGAAAAATATGGTACAACTTAACGATAACACTAATATCAATTTTAATAGCGTTTGGAATAGGTACAATAGAGTTGTTAGGACTATTACAAGCTGAGTTCAACCTAACTGGATTATTCTGGGATCAAATAGCTGCGTTAAACAACGTTTACTGGGAAACAATAGGATATTATGTAATACTAACCTTTGCCATAACTTGGATTGGGTCTGGAATGATTTACAGGATAAAGAAAATAGAGTAA
- a CDS encoding NADH-quinone oxidoreductase subunit B family protein, whose protein sequence is MKNWWFIRGLRKGVMTEKYPKEIAEWSTEIQGEGTVNCPTNAIKDGKWIKERCVFCRRCYPNYRPNLNPRIYTINKTQPLFKRSFYLYPIDSGTCGGCNMELKLISSPEYDMTRFSIFFTNTPRHADALVVMGVMTEKMKEVLKKAYEAMPEPKVVILLGACAISGGIIGEGVPLEAVVEIPGCPPNPFTILEALMKVKGK, encoded by the coding sequence GTGAAGAATTGGTGGTTTATTAGAGGTTTAAGAAAAGGAGTAATGACAGAGAAATACCCGAAGGAAATAGCGGAATGGAGCACTGAAATACAAGGAGAGGGAACTGTAAACTGTCCAACAAACGCCATAAAGGATGGAAAGTGGATAAAGGAAAGATGCGTATTTTGCAGAAGATGCTATCCCAACTATAGACCAAATCTCAATCCAAGAATATATACAATAAACAAAACACAACCCCTCTTCAAAAGGTCATTTTACCTTTACCCAATAGACTCCGGCACATGCGGAGGATGTAACATGGAACTGAAGCTGATCTCATCACCAGAATACGATATGACAAGATTTAGCATATTCTTCACCAATACTCCAAGACATGCAGACGCATTAGTAGTAATGGGGGTAATGACAGAGAAAATGAAAGAAGTGTTAAAAAAAGCTTATGAAGCAATGCCAGAACCCAAAGTAGTTATATTATTAGGTGCTTGCGCTATCTCAGGAGGAATAATAGGCGAAGGAGTACCATTAGAAGCAGTAGTGGAAATCCCCGGTTGTCCACCAAATCCCTTTACAATACTCGAAGCCTTGATGAAGGTGAAGGGAAAATGA
- a CDS encoding proton-conducting transporter membrane subunit — MNTLLYTLPPFLISIIFSIFNKKAGYILTMISSIILLITSIYEYNGVLSFFSIISTSVWILASIFSIEYDHYGKWLSPLYILTILGMTIVLNSDGYLLFLAGWEIMTIPAYVAIGLTAKNNRPPFVFMAFGELSTVLILAGFIIANTTNFNYLPSPVPLIVATFGFIIKMGMMPFLVSEWLPIAHGTAPSNFSAILSATMTLMGVYGILKITILTQTIPIGFSLTIMAIGAFSIFFGALYGYVNENTKGILAFSTIENNGAILVALSLYMISKQLNITSIEHISLITVILYSFAHSVAKTGLFLSSGLQEKQSITYSKKIRNIEIGLTLLASSMSGLLPNIGGVASWLLLENLFMFSYVLHNMISILFIMTGAIIAMGEGLATALLIRYITYTSIFQNTREQLSKIKKYPILLSALIVLILGFTLPYLIYPYKNSTTILGMLTNSVILTQYYNTTFGGISPLYIILLLVAFSIVSYLAFGKPKIRKAETWNNGVNEKEEYTAFAMANNIRQMLKKILRPEEEKFLPTYGLDVFWEYLYKLANSIRRFGKIFAKTLINSSISWYIIYIILTLIVVIIVVVMG, encoded by the coding sequence ATGAACACGCTACTCTATACATTACCCCCATTTCTAATTTCTATTATATTCTCAATCTTTAATAAAAAAGCGGGATATATCTTGACAATGATATCATCAATAATACTACTTATCACCTCGATTTACGAATATAATGGAGTTCTCTCATTCTTCTCCATAATTTCTACCTCAGTGTGGATTCTTGCCTCAATTTTCTCAATAGAGTACGATCATTACGGGAAATGGCTCTCCCCCTTATACATACTAACAATCTTAGGCATGACCATTGTCTTAAACTCTGATGGTTATCTGTTATTCCTCGCAGGATGGGAAATAATGACAATCCCAGCATATGTAGCAATAGGTCTAACAGCAAAGAATAATAGACCACCATTCGTTTTCATGGCATTTGGAGAGCTGAGTACAGTTCTCATTTTAGCGGGATTTATAATAGCAAACACTACAAACTTCAATTACTTGCCATCTCCAGTTCCCTTGATTGTCGCTACTTTTGGATTCATAATAAAAATGGGAATGATGCCTTTCCTTGTATCGGAATGGCTACCTATAGCACATGGAACAGCACCATCAAACTTTTCTGCAATACTAAGTGCCACAATGACGCTAATGGGGGTTTACGGAATACTAAAAATTACAATTTTAACACAAACTATTCCGATTGGATTTTCACTTACAATAATGGCCATAGGTGCATTTAGCATATTCTTTGGAGCACTTTACGGATACGTAAATGAGAACACTAAGGGAATTTTAGCCTTTAGTACAATAGAAAATAACGGGGCAATACTAGTAGCCTTAAGTCTATACATGATCTCAAAGCAACTAAACATTACCTCAATAGAGCACATTTCCTTAATCACTGTAATTTTATACTCATTCGCACACTCAGTAGCCAAAACTGGACTATTCCTCTCTTCTGGCTTACAAGAAAAACAGAGCATAACTTATTCAAAAAAGATAAGAAACATTGAAATAGGACTAACCCTATTGGCTTCCTCCATGTCTGGACTATTGCCGAATATAGGGGGAGTAGCATCTTGGCTATTACTTGAAAACCTATTCATGTTCTCATACGTACTTCATAACATGATATCTATCCTCTTCATAATGACTGGAGCAATTATCGCAATGGGAGAAGGTCTAGCAACAGCCTTATTAATTAGATACATAACGTATACATCAATATTTCAGAATACAAGAGAACAATTAAGTAAAATAAAGAAATATCCCATCTTATTATCTGCACTTATAGTACTCATACTGGGATTCACGTTACCTTATTTGATATACCCTTATAAAAACTCTACAACAATTCTAGGAATGCTAACCAATAGCGTGATTCTAACACAATACTATAACACCACATTCGGAGGAATATCGCCACTCTACATAATTTTACTATTAGTAGCCTTCTCTATTGTAAGCTATCTCGCCTTTGGAAAGCCTAAAATAAGAAAAGCAGAAACGTGGAACAATGGGGTAAACGAGAAAGAAGAATACACAGCATTTGCAATGGCAAATAACATAAGACAAATGCTAAAGAAAATCTTAAGGCCAGAAGAAGAGAAATTCTTACCTACATACGGTTTAGATGTATTCTGGGAATACCTCTACAAACTAGCAAATTCAATAAGAAGATTTGGGAAGATTTTCGCTAAAACACTTATCAACAGCTCAATCTCATGGTACATTATATACATTATTTTGACGCTCATTGTAGTAATAATAGTAGTTGTAATGGGGTGA
- a CDS encoding hydrogenase gives MINSEILELLSTFILISAFYIQGQAYFKPAIYAQAIQSTLIAILAFHLGISLFSIDYIILGITVILLRTVLITIFLFRGLVKEKPGARESSKGVASELILNLAFSIIASLVVYYFVLEKIPISTEINNTLMLLFAFVLLFQGLFLIISRKSTIFQFIGFIEEENSTILFGILLLPIPFLIEVSVFLDVLGLVIISSILTLEKAEHSRLDELKG, from the coding sequence GTGATTAACTCAGAGATCCTAGAACTACTCTCAACGTTCATATTAATTTCAGCCTTTTACATTCAAGGACAAGCTTACTTTAAACCAGCAATATATGCACAAGCCATTCAATCTACCTTAATCGCAATTCTAGCCTTCCATCTAGGAATCTCACTTTTTTCCATCGACTATATAATTTTAGGAATAACAGTAATACTACTGAGGACTGTACTAATCACAATATTTTTATTTAGAGGTCTAGTTAAAGAGAAACCAGGAGCTAGAGAAAGCTCTAAGGGAGTAGCATCTGAACTAATATTGAATCTCGCATTTTCCATTATAGCATCTCTAGTAGTATATTATTTCGTATTGGAGAAAATACCCATAAGTACGGAAATCAACAACACGCTAATGCTATTGTTCGCCTTTGTCTTACTCTTCCAGGGTCTATTCCTTATTATTTCTAGAAAAAGTACAATATTTCAATTCATCGGTTTCATAGAAGAAGAAAACTCCACAATTCTTTTTGGTATTTTATTACTACCCATTCCCTTCTTAATAGAAGTGAGTGTATTCCTTGATGTATTAGGGCTAGTTATAATTTCCTCAATTTTGACGTTAGAAAAAGCAGAACATTCTAGGTTAGATGAACTAAAAGGGTGA